A region of Phycisphaerae bacterium DNA encodes the following proteins:
- a CDS encoding DUF1559 domain-containing protein → MKKNAFTLIELLVVVAIIAVLVAILLPALSRAREQARTTLCLSQVKSQASAVLLYEMDYGVFPPVYWGRWQAPYDRSSWAHFIYSYLAGGAKTYVMVDYAWWHGGNAVSVLPTFICPSATTSCIVFCHPAGSQVFGPNYAYADLIHQIPNDAASEIDTYWLRSSELTQPGQVRMICDSDTYFTHYCPPCGAEGWQFPDLYDTPAFGRHMNGLNVGFWDGHGQFMTNSDVESDPVLHGHCGL, encoded by the coding sequence ATGAAAAAGAACGCGTTTACCCTCATCGAACTGCTCGTGGTCGTGGCGATCATCGCCGTGCTGGTCGCGATCCTGCTGCCGGCCCTCTCGCGAGCGCGTGAGCAGGCCCGCACCACGCTGTGCCTCTCGCAGGTCAAGTCGCAGGCGTCCGCGGTGCTTCTGTACGAGATGGACTACGGCGTCTTTCCGCCGGTGTACTGGGGCCGATGGCAGGCGCCGTACGACCGGTCCTCATGGGCGCACTTCATCTACTCGTACCTCGCGGGCGGGGCCAAGACCTACGTGATGGTCGACTACGCGTGGTGGCACGGCGGCAACGCCGTGTCCGTGTTGCCGACGTTCATCTGTCCGTCCGCCACGACGTCCTGCATCGTGTTCTGCCATCCCGCCGGTTCACAGGTCTTCGGACCAAACTATGCGTATGCGGACCTCATTCACCAGATACCGAACGATGCGGCCAGCGAAATCGACACCTACTGGCTGCGGTCGAGCGAGCTGACCCAGCCGGGGCAGGTCCGCATGATCTGCGACAGCGATACGTACTTCACGCACTATTGTCCGCCCTGCGGCGCTGAAGGTTGGCAGTTCCCGGATCTATACGATACTCCCGCCTTCGGTCGGCACATGAACGGCCTGAACGTCGGCTTCTGGGACGGACACGGGCAATTCATGACGAATTCGGACGTGGAAAGCGACCCCGTTCTGCACGGACATTGCGGACTCTAG